A region of the Cannabis sativa cultivar Pink pepper isolate KNU-18-1 chromosome 3, ASM2916894v1, whole genome shotgun sequence genome:
TGTTGATAgttattttacttaaaattgatagtttataattaattaatttatataaaaaaataaagttaaaaattaataaagtagggTATTCTTTtttgattgttattattttggTAGTGTATTAATAAAGTAGTGTATTCTTGTTTacgttgaaaatattatttttattaagttttggttggttttgttgttcttagtttaataattattgtttttcttaaagataaattataaaaaaaattaattcattaaataaataaaattaaaaaataaacaaagatattttttgtgttttgtCAAAACTTTTTCAATtcaataacaattgtttataaCAGCGAAGAGACCTAATTTGTTTACATCTAtttaattacatttctttaaaaaaaaaaaagaataaaaaataaaatcaccaGGGTTTCAAATTTATTGagattttctcatattttcgATGATGAAAATTATGACTTTGTCATGAATTTTTTAAGTGCCAGGACCAATATAGCATTACCTTACTATACGAAATTAGAGAATCTTAAATTTTCTGTAATATCAACTTATTTATTTCCATCATAAAAATATGCAGTAAACTGAAATGtgtaagaaatatataaaacagGTTTTTCACAAAATCATAGTAACATATTTTGTAAAACAAGTAACCTGTcctcataaatatattttttagggtaaatactattttggatcatgtattttataaaagttaccgATTAGACTCTctgttttaaataataaaatgggctttgtatttttcaaaatagtaaaaatatgaccctgagcttaattttttattattatttttttttaatataatcaacttgaagacaatttctaacacgaagagatgcaaaaaatgtaaacggatttgtcataacacatttagatcagattattattaagttttattttgacaaaaaatcaattcaaaatcctatttgtaccattttggaaaatacagagttcattttatcatttaacaaaataaaaatccaattaatatcttttacaaaacacaatatccaaaatagtatttatcctaTTTTCTAACTTCATACAAgtcatttccaaaaaaaaaaatgcttaatttttcaaattcaaataatatttaaaaaaaaaaaattgaaattaatcaTTACAAAACAACTCCCAACATAAAGGTTCTAAGTTCTAACAATTGCAAGGCCATGTATACATTAAGGTTCTAGGTTCTAAGTTTTAATTGAGGTTTTTGAGCAAAAAAGGTAAATAATATAACAGAAATGAAAGTACTTTTTTTTTCCGTTACAAAATCAGTTTATGgggttaaataaaaaatagtatagtTCAAGTAACCTTTTGTAAAACAAGTAACCTGTCCTTATAAGTCATTTCTTaattattcaaattcaaatataatatatttcatAACACAATTGAAATTAATCCCTGCAAAGCACACCAAGCAAAAGTAAGAAATTacagttatatatatactaattattagttaattaatattatttaataaaattattttatataatatattaaaaattttagcCAGATTACTAGTTAAGTACTAACTAGCTAGGATTACAAGTAATGTAATAATTCTTAATCaccctttttcttcttctattttttccAATTACACACACAAAGAAAAAGTCCTATAACAAACAAAACTAGCTTAGCTagtagtaactagtaactagttactaactAGTAACTAGTAATACATAACTTGAACCTACAACAAACAACTAGAAGGCTGAACCAATCCATACGCGCTCCCATCCGCGTGTGCACACGACGCCACAgcagctttattattattataagtaAGTTTAACATCTTGAAGCTTAATTCCACTACAAGGATTTTTAGAGCTACAATCAAAATTAACAGCAACTTCAGTAGCAGAACTCCCATGCACATCTTGATAACTCACATTACTAATCTCAACCCCAGAGACCTGACCGGGGCAGCCCTTCTGATCCGGGCAGTAATTTTGGTCAATCAAAATTGGATTCTCAACATTAACCATAACAGCATGTTGGAACAAAATATCTTTAGCAAAACCGTTACTGGGCCTTCCCCAAGATTTGATTCTAAGCCCATTTTGGGTTTGTTTAAACGACACCGTTTTGACAGTAACGTTTTGTACACCTGGCTCTTTTAGCTCTTTTCCTAAGCTGCCTATGCTAATACCGTGGCCTGGTCCGCAGGAGATGTTTTCGATCCAGAGATTTGTGGTTCCTGGGCCGATTGAGATGCAATCGTCTCCGGTTCCGATTTTGGAGTTTAGGATTGTAACGGCGGAGGATTGTTGGACGTGGATTCCGTCTGTGTTGGGACTTGTTGCTGAGGCTGTTACTTTTACGCCTTGGATTTTAACGTTGTTGCAACTGTGTATTACTATGTGGAACATTTGGCTGTTTAAAGATGTTACTCCTgctatttttatattcttcGAGTTTGAAAATTGCAATGTCTgtacatacaaaaaaaaaaaaaaaaaaaacttattagaaAATATGTAACGctgaaaacttaaaaaaattagtagatattttattaaattaaaactaaaatatatatgaaaaaaattcaagtattgttttttttattagcgGCTCATAAGtcactttttttttgtaaaatatttgttttttttttttatatatttttacgactttctaaaaaataacatgaaaaaaacatacaatcaacaagaaaacaacataaaagtaacatcaaaaaaacaacaaaatataacttacatataacaaaaaaataacaataaatgaacaaaatttaagcataaaaaaacatattttatataaataaaataaaaaaaaatcgtaaaaatatttaaaaccgtatttttgttgtttttgtgcatttgtgaaattaacccatAATTAATAATCGAATTTCACAATTAAATTTTGTAAGAGATGAACAAATAAATAGCATTAGATATCACTAATGTCcttaaaaacaaattaattctCTATAATTAaccatgattatatatatatcatgtgcACCtcttaattcatattattttatatattcagCATTGACTTCTATGATAAGGAGTTTCGATCGATCAAGTAGGGATTAATCATTTATAATAATCTGAAAATCACTTTCTATTTGACTTTAATAcatattatatgttattattatttaatttattttatgatataATGCACAGTAGTCTCTAAACTCTTCAAatcctatatatatttttaacatagcaaataaatatatattttctcttttCCTTAAATTCACGGTTTCTTTAGCTGAcacaattgaaaaataaaacgtATAATTCAACAGAAGAAATGATTCCTGATCCATTCAGCTCAGAACCCCAATATCATCAGttacattattatttttctcattaattttattattattaatataataccaAATAACATTTTCccataaaaaaaaaccaattttattattttatttctcctCTTATACGATAAAAAGAGCacctatatttatatacatgatACTATTACTAGTCCTAATTACATGCATGCATGTTACCACATGTGACCCATCATCTATTGTTCTTCCTCGAATTAAATATagcaaagaaaaatatatatatatattttttttaatttattcttattttctGATCTTGCTCCTTTATTTTTACATTCTAAAAcaatacataaatttaaaatattatgaagaaaaaaattattcaaattagaaaaaagttgtcaaaaaattaagaaattaacaaaacaaatattaagagtaaatttcaaaaaacttcattttaattagttgattttttttaatattatagtgTAAGCCATATATTGTAAAATGACATAAATACCCCGCCAGTTAtatcacaaaaacaaaaacaaaagaggaaaaaaaaaagtacttaCGGTGGCTCCGATAGGGCAATTGTTGCCAGAGTTTTTACAATTCCAAAGCCCAGTACCTTGACCATCAAGAACACCACCATTAAAGCTGACTCCATTAACATCCTCAAATATAATCCAATTCCCAGAATTTCCAATAATTCTATAATCAGATGGAGCCACAAGTGTTCCCACAATTTGAAAAGAAATAGCATTGTTCTTGCAATTATTCCCATTAAAATTCACACTCTTCACAAAAAATCTCCCTTGAGGCACGTAAATGACGGCTCGGTTACCCGAGCCGCACGCTTTCGACCAAGCGCCCAAAAAGGCTTTGGTCGAATCGGTTTTACCATCTCCCACGGCTCCAAAACTCACCACATTGTATGTGGTTGTTGTTGGACCACCTTCACTACTAGAAATGATACAACCCAATAAAACcattataatcatgattataaaGATTGATTTAGCCATAATATTATGATAAATAATTTAGCTTTTTTTTTCTGAGGTTGGAGAGAGATTTTGAAGTAGTAGAAAGTGGTATAGAGGTGTGGAAATGGTGGTGAGGAAGTTGGACGGTTTTGAAgctgtatttatagatttagaAAGGTGCTCTCTTAGTAGTCGTagagatataataattatttaatgtaattttttttataaaaataaaataattatattttttttggatagggaaatattttaatgaaattaaatattaaaagattgagaaaaaagaaaaactaatgCAGAAAATACAAGCAAAACCCCCGTCCCGCGCCGAACttcattttctttaatttaataatacttttaatattaatattagaataaataatatatatatatttttttgaactaTGAGGTAGAGTACTTTTactctttctatttttttttgttctaaaaaTTTATTCTGAAATATAGAAATCTTTGCAAGTGTCTCCTTTGGTTAGTTATATTCTgctcattttttaaaataatttgtttatGTGATCATtagttaatataatttattttaattacaatAATCTCTATATTAACAACTTTAAGCTAGCTATTTGAAATTcagtttattatattaaaaatacaaGTATTAACTATAaacttgtatatatatatatatatattatcataatttattattagattattattcatacatttacttttttttctaGACTCTTAAACTAAATCATATTAACATCaacatatattatttaaaaaaatgagcAAAATATCAATGGAGTGTTATTTGgaactatttttataatttaagttAAATTTTTACATCTGAAGCAAAACTCTTCAGTAGTCATAATTCAAGAGACAAAtcctatttatttttaatattaattattatattattattattattattattattattattattattattattatttccttTACGAAAATAATCTATTGAGTAGATTTGCTTTTGAATACGTACATTATATACTTAGCTTTGCGGTTTTAGTTAGTTGCAACTTTTTCTCATTTCGATGTTATATTTTGGATACGCATTACGACATTGAACATTATAATTTACAAATACTTTGTACTAAGAAAAGTTAAATTATCCTGAATAATTCTATCCTATTTTTTATTGGAAGCTTATTtgaaatcttttttattttataaaaaataatagcatcatatttaaaaatacgaaatttgacaaaaataaataaatcatacaatcttataaatatatacaaaggaaaattttattgtaaaaaaagAAACATCTTTTTTGTCTGTTTTTATTCCATATATAAAGAGCTAATATTTTCTGTTAtcatatattaattagtaatagGTACTTTTTGGTAAtgaataatatgttatttttattttatttttttagctaTATATAAGAACGTGAATGTTAATTTGATGCGTGAAATTGCGCCTAAAATTGCTATGAACATTCCTCAAATTAGGTACTACTGCaaaatctatttatatatatagtatttttcAGGTGAGAATGAAATTAAATCAACGGTCTATACCTTATTATtaactatatattatttttattcttaattaatttgtCATGTTTCTATTTACCTCACGTaatctaaataaatatataatagtgaaattatttgttaattaattaaactaaaatttcgCATCTTGATTACAggtaaaataaattatacaatTCAAGGAgtaattttagtaaaattttcatttattaaaaataatcatGTATAAATTACTATGGTttttgaatttaagatatatttctatctatatatatgctGATTTAAGCTTTGATTATTCTAATTTCTAGCtactatattaattttatatttattggattattatatatagtagAAATAGGAAAAAGTAGAGGAGTACTGTCCGTAGCTAGGTTGGGGTGATCAGTACGTAACGGTCGGAgtcaaatatatatgtatatatacattaattatttgattggaaaatacaaaaaatccaTATAAAACCATGTTGTAATAGTGGTCATCCTTtagaagtatatatatatatatagttgaaaTGTAATGACATGCAATATAGGCTttacaattatttaattaaatacatatattacGGCAATAATTCATACGCACTAATCGGAAAATTGGTGAATTTGCCTAAGCAATTGGGTTTTCTCCACTTGAGAGAGGTTGCTTAAAATGAATTTTGTATCAAATAAAAGACACATGCATGctactataattatttttatagggtgattctacaataaTGTACCCCCTTAAAAAGCCCCTTAAAAAAaatgtactgatgcaccctctacttgtttcggcatctaaaaaaaaatttagtctaatttttttcatatccatgtacgttatagctatttaagatatcctacaaatttttgagaaattcggaataatttaccgtatagaaaacaatgttcaaacagtctattttacacgcgtttaaaataaaatagtcatgcGTACAACACACTGCTTGAATACAATTTtcagcgtgttaaacttttccgaatttcttaaaattttgcaggatgtcttaaataaccataatttacatgaccatgaaaaaaaatttgactaaaaaattatttcggatactaaaacagatagaGATGTATTGATATaccccttttaagggggtgcattatagaatttcccatttttatatatatatatggtatagGGTGCTTTTACAATACACCCCATTAAAATAGGTGTACTGATACAACCCCTAAATGTTTCAGTATctataagaattttttagtctaaattTTTTCATAGTCGTGtgcgttataattatttaagatatcttacaaaattttgagaaatttggaataatttacaatataaaaataaatgtttaaaccgtctattttacacgcgtataaaataaaaaagtcaccCGTGCAACAAACTCTTTGAACACTGTTTTTGACATGTTAAATTtttccgaatttcttaaaattttgcagaatttcttaaataactataacgtacacgaCTATGAAAAAATTTAGACTAAAACATTCTTATAGATACCGAAATAGTTAGGGGTTGCATCAGTACATCCATTTTAAGGAGATGTATTGTAGAATTTTTCTATGGTATATAGAGAGggaaaattctataatgcacccccttaaaatgggTATATTGATACAtccctatctgttttagcatctgaaataattttttcgtcaaattttttctcatagtcatgtacgttatagttatttaagatatcctgcaaaattttaagaaattcgaaaaagtttaacacgccgaaaattgcGTTCAAACAGTGCGTTGCAcgcgtgattattttattttatacgcgtgtaaaatagactgtttgaacattattttctatattgtaaattattccgaatttctcaaaattttgtaggatatcttaaatagatataacttacatgaatatgaaaaaaaataagactAAAAAATTTTTCTGGATGCCAAAACAAGTTAAGGGTGTATCAGTACATCTCTTTTATAGAGGTGCTAGAATCACCCTATAGAAAGAGAGGAAGAGtagtttgattatttgttaAGAAAGCTGCGACGGTTATAAATGTGACATAGCTAAATAAGGAAAACATCCAATGAAATGAAGCATGCAAGACAAACATGTTACGCCTTCAACTTGCTTCAACCACACAACCTCTTTAACAAAAAActttaatacaatttttttcaCATACAAAATTCTctctaaatct
Encoded here:
- the LOC115710265 gene encoding polygalacturonase is translated as MAKSIFIIMIIMVLLGCIISSSEGGPTTTTYNVVSFGAVGDGKTDSTKAFLGAWSKACGSGNRAVIYVPQGRFFVKSVNFNGNNCKNNAISFQIVGTLVAPSDYRIIGNSGNWIIFEDVNGVSFNGGVLDGQGTGLWNCKNSGNNCPIGATTLQFSNSKNIKIAGVTSLNSQMFHIVIHSCNNVKIQGVKVTASATSPNTDGIHVQQSSAVTILNSKIGTGDDCISIGPGTTNLWIENISCGPGHGISIGSLGKELKEPGVQNVTVKTVSFKQTQNGLRIKSWGRPSNGFAKDILFQHAVMVNVENPILIDQNYCPDQKGCPGQVSGVEISNVSYQDVHGSSATEVAVNFDCSSKNPCSGIKLQDVKLTYNNNKAAVASCAHADGSAYGLVQPSSCLL